From Streptomyces cyaneogriseus subsp. noncyanogenus, the proteins below share one genomic window:
- the rsmD gene encoding 16S rRNA (guanine(966)-N(2))-methyltransferase RsmD, with protein MTRVIAGAAGGRRLAVPPGTGTRPTSDRAREGLFSTWQSLLGGPLRGERVLDLYAGSGAVGLEALSRGAGHTLLVEADARAARTVRENVKALGLPGAEVRQGKAEQIVRTAPPAQPYDLVFLDPPYAVSDDDLREILLTLRSEGWLAKEALVTVERSTRGGEFRWPDGFEAIRARRYGEGTFWYGRAASTCEDAR; from the coding sequence ATGACCCGCGTGATCGCCGGCGCGGCCGGCGGACGTCGCCTGGCCGTCCCGCCAGGGACCGGCACCCGCCCCACCTCCGACCGCGCGCGCGAGGGCCTCTTCTCCACCTGGCAGTCCCTGCTCGGCGGGCCCCTCCGGGGGGAGCGGGTCCTGGACCTGTACGCCGGTTCCGGCGCCGTCGGCCTGGAGGCGCTGTCCCGGGGCGCCGGTCACACGCTGCTCGTCGAGGCCGACGCCCGCGCCGCCCGCACGGTGCGGGAGAACGTGAAGGCCCTCGGCCTGCCCGGCGCCGAGGTCAGGCAGGGCAAAGCGGAACAGATCGTGCGTACGGCGCCTCCGGCCCAGCCGTACGACCTGGTCTTCCTCGACCCGCCGTACGCGGTCTCGGACGACGATCTTCGGGAGATCCTGCTCACACTCCGCTCGGAGGGGTGGCTCGCGAAGGAAGCCCTCGTCACCGTGGAGCGCAGCACCAGAGGCGGCGAATTCCGGTGGCCCGACGGCTTCGAGGCGATCCGGGCCCGTCGCTACGGCGAGGGAACGTTTTGGTACGGTCGCGCCGCCTCTACGTGCGAAGACGCACGATGA
- the recG gene encoding ATP-dependent DNA helicase RecG has protein sequence MDLVPALREPLQQPLKSVLGPATAKVMAEHLGLHTVGDLLHHYPRRYEERGQLTHLADLPMDEHVTVVAQVADARLHSFASSRAPRGKGQRLEVTITDGSGRLQLVFFGNGVHKPHKELLPGTRALFAGKVSVFNRRLQLAHPAYELLRSDDEDQAAETVESWAGALIPIYPATAKLESWKIAKAVQTVLPSAQEAVDPLPGALREGRGLVPLPEALLKIHRPHTKADIADARARLKWDEAFVLQVALARRRHADAQLPAVAREPRPDGLLAAFDARLPFTLTEGQQKVSREIFADLATEHPMHRLLQGEVGSGKTLVALRAMLAVVDAGGQAAMLAPTEVLAQQHHRSVVEMMGELAEGGMLGGAEHATKVVLLTGSMGAAARRRALLDLATGEAGIVIGTHALIEDKVQFHDLGLVVVDEQHRFGVEQRDALRGKGKQPPHLLVMTATPIPRTVAMTVFGDLETSVLDQLPAGRSPIASHVVPAADKPHFLARAWERVREEVGNGHQAYVVCPRIGDDADETADARKAAKKEASEGEADKRPPLAVLDVAEQLAQGPLKGLRVEVLHGRMQPDDKDAVMRRFAAGEADVLVATTVIEVGVNVPNATVMVVMDADRFGVSQLHQLRGRVGRGSAPGLCLLVTEMPEASAARQRLGAVAATLDGFELSRIDLEQRREGDVLGQAQSGARSSLRVLAVIEDEEVIAEARREAAAVVAADPDLEHLPGLRTALDALLDEEREQYLEKG, from the coding sequence ATGGATCTCGTGCCCGCACTGCGAGAACCCCTGCAACAGCCACTGAAGTCGGTGCTCGGCCCCGCCACCGCGAAGGTGATGGCCGAGCACCTCGGCCTGCACACCGTCGGCGACCTGCTCCACCACTATCCGCGCAGATACGAGGAGCGGGGGCAGCTCACCCACCTCGCCGACCTCCCCATGGACGAGCACGTCACGGTGGTCGCCCAGGTCGCCGACGCCCGGCTGCACAGCTTCGCCTCCTCCCGGGCCCCGCGCGGCAAGGGGCAGCGCCTGGAGGTGACCATCACCGACGGCAGCGGCCGGCTCCAGTTGGTCTTCTTCGGCAACGGCGTGCACAAGCCGCACAAGGAACTCCTGCCGGGCACCCGCGCGCTGTTCGCCGGCAAGGTGTCGGTGTTCAACCGCCGTCTCCAACTGGCGCACCCGGCATACGAGTTGCTGCGCAGCGACGACGAGGACCAGGCGGCCGAGACGGTGGAGAGCTGGGCCGGCGCCCTGATCCCCATCTACCCGGCCACCGCCAAGCTGGAGTCCTGGAAGATCGCCAAGGCCGTCCAGACGGTGCTGCCCAGCGCCCAGGAGGCCGTCGACCCCCTCCCCGGGGCGCTGCGCGAGGGCCGCGGCCTGGTCCCCCTCCCCGAGGCCCTGCTGAAGATCCACCGCCCGCACACCAAGGCGGACATCGCCGACGCCCGCGCCCGGCTGAAGTGGGACGAGGCGTTCGTCCTCCAGGTCGCCCTCGCCCGCCGCCGCCACGCCGACGCCCAGCTTCCCGCCGTCGCCCGCGAGCCCCGGCCCGACGGGCTGCTCGCGGCCTTCGACGCCCGCCTCCCCTTCACCCTCACCGAGGGCCAGCAGAAGGTCTCCCGGGAGATCTTCGCGGACCTGGCCACCGAGCACCCGATGCACCGGCTGCTCCAGGGCGAGGTCGGCAGCGGCAAGACCCTGGTGGCCCTGCGCGCCATGCTCGCCGTCGTCGACGCGGGCGGGCAGGCGGCGATGCTGGCGCCCACCGAGGTGCTCGCCCAGCAGCACCACCGCTCGGTCGTCGAGATGATGGGGGAGCTCGCCGAGGGCGGCATGCTCGGCGGGGCCGAACACGCCACCAAGGTGGTGCTGCTGACCGGCTCCATGGGGGCCGCCGCCCGCCGCCGGGCCCTGCTCGACCTGGCCACCGGCGAGGCCGGCATCGTGATCGGCACCCATGCGCTGATCGAGGACAAGGTGCAGTTCCACGACCTCGGCCTCGTCGTCGTCGACGAACAGCACCGCTTCGGCGTGGAACAGCGCGACGCGCTGCGCGGCAAGGGCAAGCAGCCCCCGCACCTGCTGGTCATGACCGCCACGCCCATCCCGCGCACGGTGGCCATGACCGTCTTCGGCGACCTGGAGACCTCCGTCCTCGACCAGCTCCCGGCCGGCCGTTCGCCCATCGCGAGCCATGTCGTCCCCGCCGCCGACAAGCCGCACTTCCTCGCGCGGGCCTGGGAGCGGGTGCGCGAGGAGGTCGGCAACGGCCATCAGGCGTACGTCGTCTGCCCGCGCATCGGCGACGACGCCGACGAGACGGCGGACGCCAGGAAGGCCGCGAAGAAGGAGGCGTCCGAGGGCGAGGCGGACAAGCGCCCGCCGCTCGCCGTCCTGGACGTCGCCGAGCAGCTCGCCCAGGGGCCGCTCAAGGGGCTGCGCGTGGAGGTACTGCACGGCCGTATGCAGCCCGACGACAAGGACGCGGTCATGCGCCGGTTCGCCGCCGGGGAGGCGGACGTGCTGGTGGCCACCACCGTCATCGAGGTCGGCGTCAACGTCCCCAACGCCACCGTGATGGTGGTCATGGACGCCGACCGCTTCGGCGTCTCCCAGCTCCACCAGCTACGGGGCCGCGTCGGCCGGGGATCCGCCCCCGGGCTGTGCCTGCTGGTCACCGAGATGCCGGAGGCCAGCGCCGCCCGGCAGCGGCTCGGCGCGGTCGCCGCCACCCTCGACGGCTTCGAGCTGTCCCGCATCGACCTCGAACAGCGCCGCGAGGGCGACGTCCTCGGCCAGGCCCAGTCCGGCGCCCGCTCCTCCCTGCGGGTGCTCGCCGTCATCGAGGACGAGGAGGTCATCGCCGAGGCGCGCCGGGAGGCCGCGGCGGTCGTGGCGGCCGACCCGGACCTGGAGCACCTGCCGGGACTGCGCACCGCGCTGGACGCCCTGCTGGACGAGGAGAGGGAGCAGTACCTGGAGAAGGGATGA